The following are encoded in a window of Bradyrhizobium sp. WBOS07 genomic DNA:
- a CDS encoding CaiB/BaiF CoA-transferase family protein, with the protein MTRPFEGVKILDFTQVLAGPYASYQLALLGADIIKVERREGEDMRRTPLSREWAERGLAPAFQAVNGNKRSLTLDLQKPEAIAIVKKLAASVDVVMENFRPGVMDKLGIGYEALSAVNPKLIYCAVSGFGQTGPDRLRPGYDGKMQALSGIMAISGHPETGPTRAGFAVCDVLSGATAAFGVSSALYQRDRTGKGQLIDVSMLEATLAFLSGQIADWSVAGHRQTLSGNQAVSRRTTANLFKCGDGHILLAVNNEKQYRALMAALGREDTLSDPRFADWFARNENEAALRAIIETALAAKPAREWESILEDAGAPCASIWKVEDVIDHPQIKARGAIQELDTPYGRLRFAGSGFKLAHGGGRLDRMAPELGADTDAVLGELGFAAAEIAALRAKEVV; encoded by the coding sequence GTGACGCGACCGTTCGAGGGCGTGAAGATCCTGGATTTCACGCAAGTGCTGGCCGGCCCCTATGCCAGCTACCAGCTCGCGCTGCTCGGCGCCGACATCATCAAGGTCGAGCGGCGCGAGGGCGAGGACATGCGCCGCACGCCACTCTCCCGGGAATGGGCCGAGCGCGGGCTGGCGCCGGCGTTCCAGGCCGTCAACGGCAACAAGCGCAGCCTGACGCTCGATCTGCAGAAGCCGGAGGCGATCGCGATCGTGAAGAAGCTCGCCGCGAGCGTCGACGTCGTCATGGAGAATTTCCGCCCCGGCGTGATGGACAAGCTCGGCATCGGCTATGAAGCGCTGTCAGCCGTCAATCCCAAACTGATCTATTGCGCGGTGTCGGGCTTCGGCCAGACCGGCCCGGATCGGCTGCGGCCCGGCTATGACGGCAAGATGCAGGCGCTCTCGGGCATCATGGCGATATCAGGCCATCCCGAGACCGGGCCGACCCGCGCGGGCTTTGCGGTCTGCGACGTGCTGTCGGGCGCCACGGCTGCGTTTGGCGTCTCGAGCGCGCTGTACCAGCGCGACCGCACCGGCAAGGGGCAGCTGATCGACGTCTCCATGCTGGAGGCGACGCTGGCGTTCCTGTCGGGCCAGATCGCGGACTGGTCGGTCGCCGGCCATCGCCAGACACTCTCCGGCAACCAGGCGGTGAGCCGCAGGACCACGGCCAACCTGTTCAAGTGCGGCGACGGCCACATCCTGCTCGCCGTCAACAACGAGAAGCAGTATCGCGCGCTGATGGCTGCGCTCGGCCGCGAGGACACGCTGTCTGATCCGCGCTTCGCCGATTGGTTTGCGCGCAACGAGAACGAAGCGGCGCTGCGCGCCATCATCGAGACGGCGCTGGCGGCAAAGCCGGCGCGCGAATGGGAGAGCATTCTGGAGGACGCCGGCGCGCCCTGCGCCAGCATCTGGAAGGTCGAGGACGTGATCGACCATCCGCAAATCAAGGCGCGCGGCGCGATCCAGGAGCTGGACACGCCCTACGGCCGGCTGCGCTTTGCCGGCAGCGGCTTCAAGCTCGCCCACGGCGGCGGCCGGCTGGACCGGATGGCGCCGGAGCTCGGCGCGGATACGGACGCGGTGCTGGGCGAGCTCGGATTCGCTGCGGCGGAGATCGCGGCGTTGAGGGCGAAGGAGGTCGTTTAA
- a CDS encoding glycine/sarcosine/betaine reductase selenoprotein B family protein, translated as MSAPRDDEFGFAPDYDAPVPYMQRTRDYYAAIGYTTPYRWAHYTAAPFQPLKKPLAKSRVTIVTTAAPYDPAKGDQGPGAAYNGAAKFYQVYDGDTSKQHDLRISHIGYDRKHTSATDNGTWFPLPQLLKASAAGRIGEVSQRFFGAPTNRSHRVTLDTDAPEILARCLADEVDVAVLVPNCPVCHQTTALVARHLEAAGIPTVIMGCAKDIIEHAAVPRFLFSDFPLGNSAGKPHDVASQAQTLELALKLLETASGPQTTMQSPLRWSEDASWKLDYNNVAQLSPEELARRRAEFDKQKEIARGNRAA; from the coding sequence ATGTCCGCTCCGCGCGACGACGAATTCGGCTTTGCGCCCGATTATGATGCTCCCGTCCCCTACATGCAGCGCACGCGGGACTATTACGCGGCGATCGGCTACACCACTCCGTATCGCTGGGCGCATTACACCGCAGCGCCGTTCCAGCCGCTGAAGAAGCCGCTGGCGAAGTCGCGCGTGACCATCGTCACGACCGCCGCGCCCTACGATCCCGCCAAGGGCGACCAGGGACCGGGCGCGGCGTATAACGGAGCTGCGAAATTCTACCAGGTCTATGACGGCGACACCTCGAAACAGCACGATTTGCGCATCTCGCACATCGGCTACGACCGCAAGCACACCTCGGCGACCGACAACGGCACCTGGTTTCCGCTGCCGCAGCTGTTGAAGGCGAGTGCTGCGGGCCGCATCGGCGAGGTGAGCCAGCGCTTCTTCGGCGCGCCGACCAATCGCAGCCACCGCGTCACGCTCGACACCGACGCGCCGGAGATTTTGGCGCGCTGCCTTGCCGACGAGGTGGACGTCGCGGTGCTGGTGCCGAACTGCCCGGTCTGCCACCAGACCACGGCGCTGGTGGCGCGGCATCTCGAAGCAGCCGGCATTCCGACCGTGATCATGGGCTGCGCCAAGGACATCATCGAGCACGCGGCGGTGCCGCGCTTTTTGTTCTCGGATTTCCCGCTCGGCAATTCCGCCGGCAAGCCGCACGACGTGGCCTCGCAGGCGCAGACGCTGGAGCTTGCGCTCAAGCTGCTGGAGACCGCGAGCGGCCCGCAGACGACGATGCAGTCGCCGCTGCGCTGGAGCGAGGACGCCTCCTGGAAGCTCGACTACAACAACGTCGCCCAGCTTTCGCCGGAGGAGCTGGCGCGCCGCCGCGCCGAATTCGACAAGCAGAAGGAGATCGCGCGCGGCAACCGCGCCGCCTAA
- a CDS encoding NUDIX domain-containing protein, with the protein MTISDRVRIKDVRVLSDGWTTLKTTTFEYRRASGEWQTQHRETYERDNAAAVLPYNRARRTVILVKQFRLPAFIRGYDDLLIEAAAGVLDNAEPEERIRAEAEEETGYRLHHVHKVFEAFMSPGAITEKLHFFVAEYEPEMRVSDGGGLEHEGEDIEVLELSIDEALAMITDGRIIDAKAIMLLQYAALHVFR; encoded by the coding sequence ATGACCATTTCCGACCGCGTCCGCATCAAGGACGTCCGCGTGCTCTCGGACGGCTGGACCACGCTGAAGACCACCACGTTCGAGTACCGGCGCGCCAGTGGCGAATGGCAGACGCAGCATCGCGAGACCTATGAGCGCGACAACGCCGCCGCCGTGCTGCCGTACAATCGCGCGCGGCGGACGGTGATCCTGGTGAAGCAATTCCGCCTGCCCGCCTTCATCCGCGGCTACGACGACCTCCTGATCGAGGCGGCCGCCGGCGTGCTGGACAATGCCGAGCCCGAGGAGCGCATCCGCGCCGAGGCCGAGGAGGAAACCGGCTATCGGCTGCACCACGTCCACAAGGTGTTCGAGGCCTTCATGAGCCCGGGCGCCATCACCGAGAAGCTGCATTTCTTCGTCGCCGAGTACGAGCCCGAGATGCGGGTGAGCGACGGCGGCGGCCTCGAGCACGAGGGCGAGGACATCGAGGTGCTGGAGCTTTCCATCGACGAGGCGCTGGCGATGATCACCGATGGCCGCATCATCGACGCCAAGGCGATCATGCTGCTGCAATATGCGGCGCTGCATGTTTTCAGGTAG
- a CDS encoding GNAT family acetyltransferase: MSALAIDAITDADVEEVVALWRRCDLTRPWNDPHADIALARRRDNSTVLIGRDDGAIAATIMVGHDGHRGWVYYVAVDPDSQKRGFGRLIMAAAEDWLRAAGISKLQLLVRRENDRAHAFYGSLGFELSTSVMFQKWLDGRATTSIT, translated from the coding sequence GTGAGCGCGCTCGCGATCGACGCCATCACCGATGCCGATGTCGAGGAGGTCGTCGCGCTGTGGCGGCGCTGCGACCTGACGCGGCCCTGGAACGATCCCCATGCCGACATCGCGCTGGCGCGGCGGCGCGACAATTCCACCGTGCTGATCGGCCGCGACGATGGCGCAATCGCGGCGACAATCATGGTCGGCCATGACGGCCATCGCGGCTGGGTCTATTACGTCGCGGTCGACCCCGATAGCCAGAAGCGCGGCTTCGGCCGCCTCATCATGGCGGCGGCCGAGGACTGGCTGCGCGCGGCCGGCATTTCGAAGCTGCAGCTCCTGGTCCGGCGCGAGAATGACAGGGCTCATGCGTTCTATGGCTCGCTGGGCTTCGAGCTCTCGACCTCCGTGATGTTCCAGAAGTGGCTCGACGGCCGCGCCACGACCTCAATCACCTGA
- a CDS encoding FAD-binding oxidoreductase, which produces MNVNTPAVPPLAPELIEQFRNIVGERHAITDANDIQPYVTEERNLFHGRSPLVLRPGSTAEVSAICKLASAHKIALVPQGGNTGLVGGQTPHNGEVVVSLRRLDKIREVDTASNTMTVEAGVVLQVAQQKASDVDRLFPLSLGAEGSCTIGGNLSTNAGGTAALAYGVAREMALGLEVVLADGRVLNTLSKLKKDNTGYNLHNLFIGAEGTLGIITAATLKLFPKPRAVETAYVGLKSPDAALKLLTIAQGEAANALTSFELLSEMAVDFSVRHGIDVRDPLAEKHPWYVLMELSSPGDDARTPLETILGRAMEEEIVDDAVIASSLAQRNNFWKLREEMSAAQKPEGGSIKHDISVPVAAVPDFIAEADAAVVKLIPGARPVPFGHLGDGNLHYNVSQPIGADTADYLARWHEVNAVVFEIVLRMGGSISAEHGIGVLKRDELPDVKDKTAIELMRAIKAMLDPHGIMNPGKVL; this is translated from the coding sequence ATGAACGTCAATACACCCGCCGTCCCGCCGCTTGCGCCCGAGCTGATCGAGCAATTCCGCAACATCGTCGGCGAGCGCCACGCCATTACCGATGCCAACGACATCCAGCCTTACGTCACCGAGGAGCGCAATCTGTTCCACGGCCGCTCGCCGCTGGTGCTGCGCCCGGGCTCGACGGCGGAGGTCTCGGCGATCTGCAAGCTCGCCTCCGCGCACAAAATCGCGCTGGTGCCGCAGGGCGGCAACACCGGGCTCGTCGGCGGCCAGACGCCGCACAACGGCGAGGTCGTGGTGTCGCTGCGGCGGCTGGACAAGATCCGCGAGGTCGACACCGCCTCCAACACCATGACGGTCGAGGCCGGCGTGGTGCTGCAAGTGGCGCAGCAGAAGGCATCCGACGTCGACCGGCTGTTTCCGCTGTCACTGGGCGCCGAAGGCAGCTGCACCATCGGCGGCAACCTCTCCACCAATGCCGGCGGCACCGCCGCGCTCGCCTATGGCGTCGCGCGCGAGATGGCGCTGGGGCTCGAGGTCGTGCTCGCCGACGGACGTGTGCTCAACACGCTGTCGAAGCTGAAGAAGGACAACACCGGCTACAACCTGCACAACCTCTTCATCGGCGCCGAAGGCACGCTCGGCATCATCACGGCGGCGACCCTGAAGCTGTTTCCGAAGCCGCGGGCGGTCGAGACCGCCTATGTCGGCCTGAAATCGCCGGACGCGGCCTTGAAGCTGCTGACGATCGCGCAAGGCGAAGCCGCCAATGCGCTGACGAGTTTCGAATTGCTCTCGGAGATGGCGGTGGACTTCTCGGTCCGTCACGGCATCGACGTGCGCGATCCGCTCGCAGAAAAGCATCCCTGGTACGTGCTGATGGAATTGTCGTCTCCCGGCGACGACGCCCGCACGCCGCTGGAGACGATCCTTGGCCGCGCCATGGAGGAGGAGATCGTCGACGACGCCGTGATCGCGTCGAGCCTCGCCCAGCGCAACAATTTCTGGAAGCTGCGCGAGGAGATGTCGGCGGCGCAGAAGCCGGAGGGCGGCTCGATCAAGCACGACATCTCCGTTCCCGTCGCGGCCGTGCCCGACTTCATCGCCGAGGCCGACGCCGCGGTGGTGAAGCTGATCCCAGGTGCGCGGCCGGTGCCGTTCGGCCATCTCGGCGACGGCAATCTGCACTACAATGTCAGCCAGCCGATCGGCGCCGACACGGCCGATTACCTCGCGCGCTGGCACGAGGTGAACGCGGTGGTGTTCGAGATCGTGCTGCGCATGGGCGGCTCGATCTCCGCCGAGCACGGCATCGGCGTGCTCAAGCGCGACGAGCTCCCCGACGTCAAGGACAAGACCGCGATCGAGCTGATGCGCGCGATCAAGGCGATGCTCGACCCGCACGGCATCATGAACCCGGGCAAGGTGCTGTGA
- a CDS encoding L-threonylcarbamoyladenylate synthase gives MKTGLETLILPAGAAGAEAAARTLAAGGLVAFPTETVYGLGADAANAGAIAHLYAAKGRPAFNPLIAHVADIPAARRIGRFDARALELAEAFWPGPLTLVVPKAEGCPVADLATAGLDTVAIRIPAHPVAQAILRAFGGAVVAPSANISGHVSPTLAAHVESDLSGRIDLIIDGGPVAVGVESTIVGCFETPMLLRPGGLSRERIEAVLGETLARPPAETGSDDSQPLAPGMLASHYAPRASVRLDAREVAPGEALLAFGSARLPGVDTASAVMNLSPSGDLDEAAANLFGYLRELDAKGPRAIAVMTIPEEDLGEAINDRLRRAAVAR, from the coding sequence GTGAAAACGGGCCTTGAAACGCTGATTTTACCGGCCGGTGCGGCCGGCGCGGAGGCGGCCGCCAGGACCTTGGCCGCCGGCGGGCTGGTCGCGTTTCCGACCGAGACGGTCTACGGGCTCGGGGCGGACGCCGCCAACGCAGGCGCGATCGCCCATCTCTACGCCGCCAAGGGGCGGCCGGCGTTCAATCCGCTGATCGCGCATGTCGCCGATATCCCGGCGGCGCGGCGGATCGGGCGGTTCGACGCGCGCGCGCTAGAGCTGGCGGAAGCGTTCTGGCCGGGGCCGCTGACGCTGGTGGTGCCGAAGGCCGAGGGCTGCCCGGTGGCGGATCTCGCCACTGCCGGGCTCGACACCGTCGCGATCCGCATTCCCGCCCATCCCGTCGCGCAGGCGATCCTGCGCGCCTTCGGCGGGGCCGTGGTGGCGCCGTCGGCCAACATCTCCGGCCACGTCTCGCCGACGCTGGCCGCCCATGTCGAGAGCGACCTTTCGGGGCGGATCGACCTGATCATCGACGGCGGGCCGGTTGCGGTCGGCGTGGAATCGACCATCGTCGGCTGCTTCGAGACGCCCATGCTGCTGCGGCCCGGCGGCCTATCGCGCGAGCGGATCGAGGCGGTGCTCGGAGAGACCCTAGCGCGGCCGCCTGCGGAGACGGGCAGCGACGACAGCCAGCCGCTGGCGCCTGGCATGTTGGCCTCGCATTACGCGCCGCGCGCGTCCGTGCGGCTCGATGCACGCGAGGTGGCACCGGGCGAAGCGCTGCTGGCGTTCGGCTCCGCACGCCTGCCTGGCGTCGATACCGCGTCGGCCGTCATGAATTTGTCGCCCAGCGGTGATCTCGATGAGGCCGCCGCCAATTTGTTCGGCTATCTTCGCGAGCTCGATGCGAAGGGCCCCCGGGCGATCGCGGTGATGACAATTCCCGAAGAGGACCTTGGCGAGGCGATCAACGACCGGCTGCGCCGGGCGGCGGTGGCGCGATAG